The DNA segment GACCAGTCTGTATATATGGACATGAGCTTTTTTAATGAACTTGAGCGACGATTCGGCGCCAAAGTAACCGAATTTACAGTTGCATATGTACTTGCCCATGAAGTTGGCCATCATGTTCAGACGCTTTTGGGAACAACCCAAAAAGTAGATCAGATGCGAAGAAGCGGGCAATACAGCGAAGCAGAAATGAACAGGGTTTCCGTTGCCACGGAATTGCAGGCGGATTTTTACGCCGGACTCTGGGCCAAAAGAACAGATGCTGAAAAACACATTCTGGAACCGGGAGACATTCAGTCTGCCATTGATGCCGCAGAAGCTGTAGGAGATGATAACATCCAGAAAAAATCTCAGGGATATGTAAACCAGGAAAGCTTTACACACGGTTCTTCCGCTCAGCGTAAAGAATGGTTCATGAAAGGATACAACACCGGAGATATCAGACAGGGGGATACTTTCAACCAGCTGTTGAGATAAAATAAAATTAACCTAAAAATTAAAAGCCCCGAAGATTTTCTTCGGGGCTTTGTTTATTGCAATTCGATTGGATTACTGTTTTTCTTGGCTTCTTCCTTTACCCGTTCTTCCATTCTTTTTCTCATTTCCGCAGGATTTCCGCCGCCGCCACGGTTACCACCACCAACTCTCATTGGTGCACTAATTCCTCCGCCCTGACTCATAAAAGACATAGGATCTTCCATGAATTTTTTCTGCTGCTTTACATAATCGGATCTTTTTACTTTAATAGTATTCCCGAATTGATTTAATGTAGGAAAATCAGCAATTTTATAATTTTTCATCAGGTCGAAAGAATATTCGTCTTTATCATCTTCTACCTTTACAATAAGCCCGGGAAGTCCTCCGAATTTATATGGTCCGTCCTGATAAGGCAGATCCGTAGTAAACCAGGCCGTCCATTTTCTTCCTCCAAAATCAGTTTCCGCTTTCTGTACTTTATACTCGCCTATTTTTGTGGTTTCGGGAAATATTTTCCAGCTGATAGGTCTGTCTTCCTCATAGGTGTAAACATCTCTTCCTATTCTGTCCTTGAAAATCATCTTCTGACTTTTTTTATCTTTTTCTATAGAATAATTGATAATAGATCTCAGACTCTGCATCTGATCTCTGTTGAATCCTCTTGCTCCACCACTTTGCATGGCAGCCTGTATAACAGAATCTCTTTTAATCCTGTTTTCAGAATAAAACACTGATTTTTCCGGAGAAATATCAAGATATGCATTTTCTGTTTTAATATCATTTTTGTCAGATGCGTCCGGCTTCATGGTTACCTGATACACAAATCTGTTAGTCTGCGCTATAATAGTCTGCATAAACAATGACAAAACGATGATTCCTAATTTTTTCATTAAGGTAAATTTATAGTTTGGATTTTAAAATCTTTGCAAAGTTAAAGCCATCAATAATAAAAATCGATAAAATAAAATCGCTAATTTTTATATACTAATTATTGTTCGTATTTTTGCACTATTAAATCATTCTAAATAAATACAATGATAAAAGTATCAGATCAAGCAAAGGCAAAAGCAGTCCAACTGATGACAGAGGAAGGCTTTAACCCTGTTGAAGATTATATAAGAGTGGGGGTAAAAAGCGGAGGGTGTTCTGGTTTAGAATATGTTTTGAGGTTTG comes from the Chryseobacterium nepalense genome and includes:
- the ypfJ gene encoding KPN_02809 family neutral zinc metallopeptidase, whose product is MRWTDDRGGNVEDRRGLGGGAVVGGGLGTLIIAAIIFFLGGDPSSILSSGSGSGQATTEQRELSAEERKIGEMVDMMGKWNTTTWEQVFSENGMTYEPPKIVLFESTTQSGCGTAQAAMGPFYCPADQSVYMDMSFFNELERRFGAKVTEFTVAYVLAHEVGHHVQTLLGTTQKVDQMRRSGQYSEAEMNRVSVATELQADFYAGLWAKRTDAEKHILEPGDIQSAIDAAEAVGDDNIQKKSQGYVNQESFTHGSSAQRKEWFMKGYNTGDIRQGDTFNQLLR
- a CDS encoding GLPGLI family protein; translated protein: MKKLGIIVLSLFMQTIIAQTNRFVYQVTMKPDASDKNDIKTENAYLDISPEKSVFYSENRIKRDSVIQAAMQSGGARGFNRDQMQSLRSIINYSIEKDKKSQKMIFKDRIGRDVYTYEEDRPISWKIFPETTKIGEYKVQKAETDFGGRKWTAWFTTDLPYQDGPYKFGGLPGLIVKVEDDKDEYSFDLMKNYKIADFPTLNQFGNTIKVKRSDYVKQQKKFMEDPMSFMSQGGGISAPMRVGGGNRGGGGNPAEMRKRMEERVKEEAKKNSNPIELQ